A single genomic interval of Desulfovibrio sp. JC022 harbors:
- a CDS encoding DMT family transporter, giving the protein MNWSEFKKTEKAGYLFIILGILNWSGNFVAARGLAGTIDPATLNLLRWVLATLVFLPFGLKAFIEERHLVARYWKELSVIALCGISLYDTLVFIAGETSEALNMSLISTLSPLLTALIAQFFMKEKLKPSMYAGIAVSTFGVALLVTDGSLDVLLNMHLAKGDLLILCTAMMSAIYNTVVNKVAGKISQTTLLMSCCLFGTLYIIPLYFWETGGQVVMPEFTYNLVVSLIYLSVFASIFCYLFWNMAVEAIGASKAALFYYTLPPASAVVAWFVIHEPVNLNQVFSGLIILSGIIFGLYGGSLRFMRRKAPNYG; this is encoded by the coding sequence ATGAATTGGAGTGAATTCAAAAAAACTGAAAAGGCGGGATACCTCTTTATTATCCTTGGTATTCTTAACTGGAGCGGTAATTTTGTTGCTGCCCGTGGATTGGCCGGGACCATTGATCCCGCAACACTCAATCTGTTGCGCTGGGTGCTGGCTACGCTGGTTTTTCTTCCTTTCGGTCTCAAAGCTTTTATTGAAGAACGTCATCTGGTGGCCCGCTACTGGAAAGAGCTTTCCGTTATCGCCCTTTGCGGTATCTCCCTTTACGATACCCTTGTTTTCATTGCCGGGGAGACATCCGAAGCGTTGAACATGTCCCTTATTTCAACTTTGTCCCCTTTGCTTACTGCATTGATTGCCCAGTTTTTCATGAAGGAAAAGCTCAAGCCGAGCATGTATGCCGGGATTGCCGTCAGCACCTTCGGAGTTGCCCTGTTGGTTACTGACGGTAGTCTCGATGTCCTTTTGAACATGCATCTCGCCAAGGGCGATCTGCTAATTCTCTGTACGGCCATGATGTCCGCAATTTACAACACTGTTGTAAATAAAGTGGCCGGAAAGATCAGCCAGACCACTTTGCTCATGTCCTGCTGCCTATTCGGTACCCTGTACATTATTCCCCTGTATTTCTGGGAAACCGGGGGGCAGGTTGTGATGCCTGAATTTACCTACAACCTCGTTGTTTCACTCATTTACCTTTCTGTGTTTGCCTCCATTTTTTGCTACCTGTTCTGGAATATGGCTGTTGAGGCTATCGGAGCTTCCAAGGCAGCTCTGTTTTATTATACCCTTCCCCCTGCAAGTGCTGTGGTGGCCTGGTTCGTTATTCACGAACCGGTAAATCTTAATCAGGTCTTCAGCGGTCTGATAATTCTATCCGGAATTATTTTTGGATTATACGGTGGCTCCCTCCGTTTTATGAGGCGTAAGGCACCAAACTATGGATAA
- a CDS encoding YitT family protein gives MDNKIRQVSDSLIWNIFLLMAGAFVFIIGYNGIAAHHNFVPGALYGLAVVVQKISPELTLSRWYLLLNLPLFILAWKGVSRRFFFLNLLTMATVTVLTSYVHIDLGIRNEMYAAIASGAMMGAGCGIILRTYGGGGGLDVVAVILNQRYGIRFGPFYFMVNAVVMGFALSRFTPDKIIASLLMLFISSVLTEYVLSLFNQRKAVRIISRKAEIIVHELTRSKKMHATIIPGKGGYSGERIDMVYSITDNLRLRSLEQVVFDIDPEAIFVVENTFNVIGQNINKRKAY, from the coding sequence ATGGATAATAAAATCAGGCAGGTCAGCGATTCGTTGATCTGGAATATTTTCCTGCTCATGGCCGGGGCGTTTGTTTTTATCATCGGGTACAACGGCATAGCCGCACATCATAATTTTGTACCCGGAGCCCTTTACGGTCTTGCTGTTGTTGTGCAGAAGATATCACCGGAACTAACTTTGTCCCGGTGGTATCTTCTTTTGAATCTTCCATTGTTCATTCTGGCTTGGAAAGGTGTAAGCCGCAGATTCTTTTTTCTTAATCTGCTGACCATGGCTACGGTCACTGTGCTTACTTCCTATGTGCATATTGACCTTGGAATCCGTAACGAAATGTACGCTGCCATTGCTTCCGGTGCCATGATGGGAGCCGGGTGCGGAATTATCCTGCGGACCTACGGAGGCGGGGGCGGGCTTGACGTTGTAGCGGTTATTCTCAACCAGCGTTACGGGATCAGGTTCGGTCCGTTTTATTTTATGGTCAACGCCGTTGTCATGGGGTTTGCCCTGAGTCGTTTTACCCCGGACAAGATCATCGCATCGCTGCTCATGCTTTTTATCAGTTCGGTGTTGACCGAGTACGTGCTTTCGCTTTTCAACCAGCGCAAAGCCGTGCGTATTATTTCCCGCAAGGCCGAAATAATTGTTCATGAGCTGACCCGGTCCAAAAAGATGCACGCCACCATCATTCCCGGCAAGGGCGGTTATTCCGGTGAGCGCATCGATATGGTTTATTCCATTACCGATAACCTGCGTTTACGTTCCCTTGAGCAGGTGGTTTTTGATATTGACCCTGAAGCCATCTTTGTGGTTGAAAACACTTTCAACGTCATTGGACAGAATATTAACAAACGTAAGGCGTATTAA
- a CDS encoding ABC transporter permease has translation MILGENIRESLRSLMGAKQRSLLALIGIVIGIGSVIAMVTVGQIVENEVIRQFKEMGTDVCSVQQEYSSKGSNQGFNLQNVLKIPQGCSTIRTVSPYVSFYNDLKFSGQRTSCPALGVTEEFARLYKIPIKAGRFISDLDGHAAFCVLGSSKVKWLRENGEKNPVGKEIIFNERIYTVIGTAEAVPMGTFTPYEINEGIMIPIKTAMRSQDRPQINTFGARMVESGISEQATQQLKNYFKLTSKTEIRVTSAEELVAQMKKQMRMFTALLGAIGSISLIVGGVGVMNVMLVSVSERKKEIGIRRAIGARRKDIQFQFLVESIILSFIGGLVGTALGVGATAIICNFASWSFFVSEEAVMLGVGVSAAVGIFFGYYPARQASALSPIDALRS, from the coding sequence ATGATCTTAGGTGAAAACATCAGGGAATCATTACGCTCCCTTATGGGTGCCAAGCAACGTTCATTGCTGGCCCTGATCGGTATTGTTATCGGCATCGGCTCGGTAATCGCCATGGTTACTGTGGGCCAGATTGTTGAAAACGAGGTTATCCGCCAGTTCAAGGAAATGGGCACTGATGTCTGCTCCGTGCAGCAGGAATACAGCAGCAAAGGCAGCAATCAAGGCTTCAACCTTCAGAACGTACTCAAAATCCCGCAGGGTTGTTCCACAATACGCACTGTCTCGCCCTATGTATCATTTTATAATGATCTAAAATTTTCAGGCCAGCGGACATCCTGTCCCGCACTGGGTGTTACCGAAGAATTCGCACGGCTCTATAAAATCCCCATCAAAGCGGGTAGATTCATTTCCGACCTTGACGGGCATGCAGCCTTCTGCGTTCTCGGCAGCAGTAAAGTAAAATGGCTCAGAGAAAACGGCGAAAAAAATCCCGTGGGCAAGGAAATAATATTTAACGAACGTATCTACACTGTTATCGGCACAGCGGAGGCCGTGCCCATGGGAACGTTCACGCCCTACGAAATAAACGAGGGGATCATGATCCCCATCAAGACCGCCATGCGCAGTCAGGACCGCCCCCAGATCAACACCTTCGGAGCCAGAATGGTGGAAAGCGGCATCAGTGAACAGGCGACTCAGCAACTCAAAAATTATTTCAAACTCACATCTAAAACTGAAATCAGGGTCACCAGCGCGGAAGAACTGGTAGCGCAGATGAAAAAACAAATGCGCATGTTCACCGCCCTGCTGGGGGCCATCGGCTCCATTTCCCTTATTGTCGGCGGTGTGGGAGTCATGAATGTCATGCTGGTTTCGGTATCCGAACGCAAAAAAGAAATTGGCATCCGCCGGGCCATCGGGGCAAGACGAAAGGATATCCAATTCCAGTTTCTGGTAGAATCCATCATCCTCTCTTTCATCGGCGGGCTGGTCGGAACGGCACTGGGAGTCGGAGCCACGGCCATCATCTGCAACTTTGCCAGCTGGTCCTTCTTCGTCTCAGAAGAAGCAGTCATGCTGGGTGTAGGGGTTTCAGCAGCGGTCGGTATCTTTTTCGGTTACTACCCGGCAAGGCAGGCATCAGCTCTAAGCCCAATTGATGCTTTGCGCTCCTGA
- a CDS encoding ABC transporter ATP-binding protein, with amino-acid sequence MLCIKDVHKSYLLGTVEVEVLKGVNLNVAEGELVAILGSSGCGKSTLMNILGFLDQPTSGEYRFNGKLADKMSDDELSSIRNHEIGFVFQQFHLLPKLSALDNVCLPLLYRGVPKKEREKLAKEMLTKVGMGERGTHCPNELSGGQQQRVAIARALCGGPSLILADEPTGALDTATGKDIMDLFLSLNKEEGITVIIITHDPGLAKRCKRSIRMRDGRLEGA; translated from the coding sequence ATGCTCTGCATCAAGGACGTACATAAATCCTATCTGCTGGGCACCGTTGAAGTGGAAGTCCTCAAAGGGGTGAACCTCAATGTGGCTGAAGGAGAACTTGTAGCCATCCTTGGATCATCTGGCTGCGGTAAATCCACACTCATGAATATTCTGGGATTTCTGGATCAGCCTACATCAGGCGAATACCGCTTTAACGGCAAGCTGGCCGATAAAATGAGCGATGATGAGCTTTCCTCCATCAGGAACCATGAAATCGGCTTTGTCTTCCAGCAATTCCACTTACTGCCCAAGTTGAGCGCCCTTGATAATGTCTGCCTGCCCCTGCTCTACCGGGGAGTACCCAAAAAAGAACGGGAAAAACTCGCCAAAGAAATGCTCACCAAAGTCGGCATGGGTGAACGCGGAACCCACTGTCCCAATGAACTTTCCGGCGGACAGCAGCAAAGGGTGGCCATTGCCCGCGCCCTATGCGGAGGCCCTTCGCTTATTTTGGCAGACGAACCTACCGGGGCACTGGATACAGCCACCGGAAAGGACATCATGGACCTTTTCCTGAGCCTGAACAAAGAAGAAGGGATTACCGTGATCATCATCACTCATGATCCCGGTCTGGCAAAACGATGCAAACGATCCATCCGCATGCGGGACGGCAGACTGGAGGGCGCATGA
- a CDS encoding PAS domain S-box protein → MVVGKIMDKMLITPFRETIFQVMNDGVMILNNKGIVTGANPSVAKMLGISGDELEGMPLMAVVPPVEENDEFMQALLDSVYKDCIISNRATPYYKEDGEKLYLSVSVSRMRDKDGNIGGAVLVLRDVTEIEKLRQEEQQLNHDLTRAMRDADESNKALKASLTQGKKIRFMLIIAVFCFFCGVGGFFWFNPTFVEIPETFKSSPEPSAEKKYQSITVTPRPFSRSISLSGVVAPLEELTLVAPFNGIVTKTDFFYGERIPRNQTIITLDTSEIASKMRSAFTEYIKSRKKFYELTNWKKTSEVLKARRELEQARRTLNSSKAKADEDKMLYEKGIIPKNQYDTSEQELKNNESRLISCQENYRDVLNKGDKEYVEIARMELANAETNYKTLKDKMSRAMVTAPVSGVALRPNSKKADAKEVTSGMSVTEGQPLLSIASLEGLSISAKVDELNINSLQLGQPVTVTGDAFPDHKLKGEIAMISSQAGGEGKVPTFETTIRLPHLPKDVSKNVRIGMTANMQVETYSNNNALMVPFPAINRSGGRTFLKIKEKDGTIREVDVETGYTTITEVEILSGIEPGATILLSTEDF, encoded by the coding sequence ATGGTGGTAGGGAAAATCATGGACAAAATGCTCATCACCCCTTTCCGGGAAACAATATTCCAAGTCATGAATGACGGGGTCATGATCCTGAACAACAAAGGGATTGTGACCGGGGCCAACCCCTCGGTGGCCAAAATGCTGGGTATTTCCGGGGATGAGCTTGAAGGCATGCCGCTCATGGCTGTAGTCCCCCCGGTGGAAGAAAATGATGAATTCATGCAGGCCCTGCTGGATTCCGTCTACAAAGACTGCATCATCAGCAACCGGGCAACGCCCTATTACAAAGAAGATGGGGAAAAGCTTTACCTCTCGGTCAGTGTTTCCCGCATGCGCGACAAAGACGGCAACATTGGAGGCGCGGTACTGGTCCTGCGCGATGTTACCGAAATTGAAAAGCTGCGGCAGGAAGAACAGCAACTCAATCATGACCTGACCCGGGCCATGCGTGATGCGGATGAATCCAACAAGGCTCTGAAAGCATCGCTCACCCAAGGAAAGAAAATCCGCTTCATGCTCATCATTGCCGTATTCTGTTTTTTCTGCGGCGTGGGCGGCTTCTTCTGGTTCAATCCGACTTTTGTGGAAATACCCGAGACCTTTAAATCAAGTCCTGAGCCAAGTGCTGAAAAAAAATACCAGAGTATTACGGTCACCCCCCGCCCGTTCTCCCGCTCCATCTCCCTTTCCGGGGTTGTGGCTCCACTGGAGGAACTGACCCTTGTGGCTCCGTTTAATGGGATTGTCACCAAAACCGACTTTTTCTACGGGGAACGCATCCCCCGCAACCAGACCATCATAACACTGGATACTTCCGAGATCGCCAGCAAAATGCGTTCTGCATTTACCGAGTACATCAAGTCCCGCAAGAAATTTTACGAGCTGACCAATTGGAAAAAAACCTCCGAAGTCCTAAAAGCCCGGCGGGAACTGGAACAGGCCAGACGGACCCTGAACAGCTCCAAGGCCAAGGCTGATGAGGACAAGATGCTCTATGAAAAAGGCATCATCCCCAAAAACCAGTATGACACCTCGGAACAGGAACTAAAAAACAACGAATCCCGGCTCATTTCCTGTCAGGAAAACTACCGCGATGTACTCAATAAAGGGGACAAGGAATATGTAGAGATTGCCCGCATGGAACTTGCCAATGCTGAGACAAATTACAAAACCCTGAAAGACAAAATGTCCCGGGCCATGGTCACCGCCCCGGTTTCAGGCGTGGCCCTGCGCCCCAATTCCAAAAAAGCCGATGCCAAGGAAGTTACCAGCGGCATGAGTGTGACCGAAGGCCAGCCGCTGCTCTCCATTGCCAGCCTTGAAGGCTTATCCATTTCCGCAAAAGTTGATGAATTGAACATTAACAGCCTGCAACTGGGCCAGCCGGTCACAGTTACCGGGGATGCTTTCCCGGACCACAAACTCAAAGGCGAGATCGCCATGATCTCCTCACAGGCGGGGGGTGAAGGCAAGGTTCCGACCTTCGAGACCACCATCCGTCTGCCCCACCTGCCCAAAGATGTAAGCAAGAACGTGCGCATCGGCATGACCGCCAACATGCAGGTGGAAACATACTCTAACAATAACGCGCTCATGGTCCCCTTTCCGGCCATCAACAGGTCCGGCGGCAGAACCTTCCTGAAAATAAAAGAAAAAGACGGGACCATCCGTGAAGTGGACGTTGAAACCGGATACACCACCATCACCGAGGTGGAAATCCTCTCCGGCATTGAGCCCGGCGCAACAATCCTGCTAAGCACGGAAGACTTCTAA
- a CDS encoding TolC family protein: protein MNLTDKLLRKIQTALMLSLLCVFSISVSAHAQNGTKTQVNNGILTLSMDEVVRLTIRNNSNVATNYLQRVTEKFDLEKAEAKFEPVINIDGSFNAEAFQRNMRISDNGTQTPASKWNAGAKASITQKIPTGGELSFVWDNNYSENSAGTLEYDGDSSVSRTQTYTRESSSKWRIELTQPLLKGAGMDYNMASIRLARITDKLNILTLRDNLSTLISNGLNYYFTFKQAKENLEIQKQALERSERLLEVNKFKQKMGRMSASDVVQAEADVASGRLSLEEALNSLDKARRDLLNHLEMDPGLEIDPIEDDIQDVEPDYERCMQVALKNNQAYMGKVFAVTQSDINAMMTENEREWQLDLKGGYEETQTLKNTYSASTSEDELSAGIELKAPINLWGDDQLERKKKLLTAKVNKRKARLELKRAETDLQTKVANAVRDVKMRWKMIGLAKKNTELKALQLENENTKLMVGRTTNFEVVSYQNQLVQAQLAETSKHISYIQALLTLDQILGTTMETWHVKFKHDDKQLEEDLNNEIRPLMWTWW from the coding sequence ATGAATCTGACTGATAAGCTGCTTCGAAAAATACAGACCGCATTAATGCTGTCCCTACTTTGCGTCTTCTCCATATCCGTTTCCGCACATGCGCAGAACGGAACAAAGACGCAGGTGAACAACGGCATCCTGACCCTGTCCATGGACGAGGTGGTGCGTCTGACCATCCGCAATAACTCCAATGTTGCCACCAACTATCTGCAACGGGTTACTGAAAAATTCGACCTTGAAAAAGCGGAAGCCAAATTCGAACCGGTTATCAATATCGACGGTTCCTTTAATGCCGAGGCCTTTCAGCGCAATATGCGTATTTCCGACAACGGCACCCAGACCCCGGCCTCAAAATGGAACGCCGGAGCCAAGGCCTCCATTACCCAGAAGATTCCCACCGGCGGAGAGCTTTCCTTTGTCTGGGACAATAATTACTCCGAAAACAGTGCCGGAACTCTGGAATACGACGGGGATTCATCAGTCTCACGCACCCAGACCTACACCCGTGAATCATCTTCCAAATGGCGTATTGAACTGACCCAGCCTCTGCTTAAAGGGGCCGGGATGGATTACAATATGGCCTCCATCCGGCTGGCCCGCATTACTGACAAACTCAATATTCTTACCCTGCGCGACAACCTGAGCACATTAATCAGCAACGGCCTCAACTACTATTTCACCTTCAAGCAGGCCAAAGAAAATCTGGAAATACAGAAACAGGCCCTTGAACGCTCGGAACGACTGCTGGAAGTAAACAAATTCAAACAGAAAATGGGACGCATGTCCGCCAGTGACGTGGTTCAGGCTGAAGCAGATGTGGCTTCGGGCAGGCTCTCCCTTGAAGAAGCTTTGAACAGTCTTGATAAAGCCCGCCGCGACCTGCTCAATCATCTTGAAATGGACCCTGGTCTTGAAATTGACCCGATCGAGGACGATATACAGGATGTGGAACCGGATTATGAACGCTGCATGCAGGTAGCCCTGAAAAACAATCAGGCCTACATGGGCAAAGTCTTTGCGGTCACTCAATCGGACATCAACGCCATGATGACTGAGAACGAACGAGAATGGCAGCTGGACCTCAAGGGCGGATACGAAGAAACACAGACATTAAAAAACACATATTCCGCGTCCACCAGTGAAGATGAACTTTCCGCGGGTATAGAACTGAAGGCTCCTATTAATTTATGGGGGGATGACCAGCTGGAAAGAAAGAAAAAGCTGCTCACTGCCAAGGTCAACAAACGCAAAGCCAGACTTGAGCTTAAAAGGGCTGAGACCGACTTGCAGACCAAAGTGGCCAATGCCGTGCGCGATGTAAAAATGCGCTGGAAAATGATTGGACTGGCTAAGAAAAATACCGAACTCAAAGCTTTGCAGCTGGAAAATGAAAACACCAAGCTCATGGTAGGGCGCACAACTAACTTCGAAGTTGTCTCCTACCAGAACCAGCTTGTGCAGGCCCAGCTCGCGGAAACCTCAAAACATATTTCATATATTCAGGCCCTGCTGACCCTTGATCAGATTCTGGGCACAACCATGGAAACATGGCATGTTAAGTTCAAACATGATGACAAACAATTGGAAGAAGATCTTAATAACGAAATCCGCCCCCTGATGTGGACATGGTGGTAG
- a CDS encoding pentapeptide repeat-containing protein — protein sequence MVLVSDGKILACRPRSLRSRAGEQFLSSLKKSVIDIAAATASLSPKDIKDAISGMYSNVVAVNLEEAVWLLFNRSLAKTVNDIFSDIVQRSEKMSHIVVDAEFIADILIQLEVDSFEVDPEFVDNLGSTPWVILSAGKIVEWAREHGCSKENSSWLKSAICNLMPKHMRNELLVNKDDYTIIHRETIFDAAVKRSLDWNAYHSSIRLEVSAPIFDTAVPLKNIYVFPRASSYWVTKNFHPAGQPSSLLSAEKFRVMRESFKRSECLDLHKSLHEWLDILPNLGNYQDRMRIVCGSPGCGKSSFATVFANEVIDRGGRVLLVRLGRIGHFDETKSLEDVLTHYFVNRLKVFRQSPFLGYNSSCQLTLILDGLDELAGPMEQGKDASHSFIKAALNMLQDHSYGGNDLAIILTGRKLLFPVYEAVGGYKLPSLLMQPFVIDEEDRDSFYHVTQHQIIDSFSENEFKRWLDFLRYKRLIETPDDFEPYYPPEKEDDFWLDKFTELGLGDLYEELLTQSLLVRRDDRDLWWKKWGQLHNLTIEGTPSEITGNPELNLITSEPLLNFLAAQLVDDGTVEIGDDFTANLLYEKVLGKIFEREDDKSHFFFDRLQLDKDSFFKLLEQIAATGWRHGNEKRVARKLLTTKLSKLVGRLAEEDAGITRLLLLFYFSSSYHEDEECIEFTHRTFAEYLLARAFAREAKDIHHRYHKRWENGEKDVGLTTLLEWTEFCGGGELSFKIHTLLVEEISRLGDRDFVAEIQETLRTVFELALNDGFPVHLQTAKDPVQSEVCFRPSNLSFKEMEYRSECAEINLLGVLNACARYTGKRYEVSFGSGLDSSANWMRKHAGLVSVGNDGEMGVTVGGSVQSNRILGRCCSHMNLMEQNFTAQDFCFMDLNNCSFVRSELSLAQLRGASMEGADLRSVSMEGGNGHQLICAGADLTDAVMTECYLFDANFDAAVCVNANLSGSALAGASFRGANLAGTKFRYADLDYVDFSGATLTNAVFTGASYENAIFDDDHLDDVIFEDDEEGDNLE from the coding sequence ATGGTTTTAGTGAGTGATGGGAAGATTCTAGCGTGTCGCCCTCGTTCTTTACGTAGTCGAGCAGGTGAGCAGTTTCTGTCTTCTTTGAAAAAGAGTGTGATTGATATTGCCGCTGCTACAGCAAGTTTGAGTCCCAAAGACATAAAAGATGCAATCAGCGGAATGTACTCAAATGTTGTTGCTGTTAATTTAGAGGAGGCGGTTTGGCTTCTTTTTAACAGGTCTTTAGCCAAGACTGTTAACGATATCTTTTCTGATATTGTTCAGAGGTCAGAGAAGATGAGTCATATTGTTGTTGATGCAGAATTCATTGCAGATATTTTGATTCAACTCGAAGTGGATTCTTTTGAGGTTGACCCTGAGTTTGTAGATAACCTTGGCAGTACTCCTTGGGTTATTTTGAGTGCCGGAAAGATAGTTGAATGGGCACGTGAGCATGGTTGTTCGAAAGAAAATTCGTCTTGGCTGAAATCTGCAATATGTAATCTCATGCCTAAGCATATGCGCAATGAGTTACTTGTAAATAAAGATGATTATACGATTATACATAGAGAAACCATTTTTGATGCAGCTGTAAAACGTTCTCTGGACTGGAATGCCTATCATTCATCAATAAGACTTGAGGTTAGTGCACCTATATTTGATACCGCAGTACCTTTGAAAAACATTTATGTTTTTCCCCGTGCCAGTTCTTACTGGGTGACCAAGAATTTTCATCCTGCCGGACAGCCAAGTTCGTTGCTGTCAGCTGAGAAGTTTAGGGTGATGAGGGAATCATTTAAAAGAAGTGAATGTTTAGATTTGCATAAATCATTGCACGAGTGGTTGGATATTTTGCCCAATTTAGGAAACTACCAAGACCGGATGCGTATTGTGTGCGGTTCTCCGGGGTGTGGTAAATCTTCTTTTGCCACAGTTTTTGCTAATGAGGTGATCGATAGGGGGGGGCGCGTCCTATTGGTTAGACTTGGGCGAATAGGACATTTTGATGAAACGAAGAGTCTAGAAGATGTGTTGACACATTACTTTGTTAACAGACTTAAAGTCTTCAGGCAGTCCCCTTTTTTAGGGTATAACTCTTCGTGCCAATTAACGCTCATTCTTGATGGACTTGATGAACTTGCTGGTCCGATGGAGCAAGGTAAGGATGCGTCTCATTCATTTATTAAGGCAGCATTAAATATGCTGCAAGATCATAGCTATGGAGGGAATGATTTAGCAATAATTTTAACAGGTAGGAAGTTGTTGTTTCCTGTTTATGAGGCAGTCGGAGGATATAAATTGCCTTCTCTGTTGATGCAGCCTTTTGTGATAGATGAAGAAGATCGCGATTCTTTTTATCATGTAACTCAGCATCAGATTATTGATAGTTTTTCGGAAAATGAGTTTAAAAGATGGTTGGATTTTTTGCGGTATAAAAGGCTGATTGAAACCCCTGATGACTTTGAGCCATATTACCCTCCAGAAAAGGAAGATGATTTTTGGCTGGATAAATTTACGGAACTCGGACTTGGTGACCTGTATGAAGAACTTCTTACGCAAAGCCTGCTGGTCAGGCGAGATGACCGTGATTTATGGTGGAAGAAGTGGGGACAGCTACATAATCTGACAATTGAGGGTACCCCCAGTGAGATTACGGGTAATCCAGAACTAAATTTGATCACTTCTGAACCGTTGCTGAACTTTCTTGCTGCGCAACTAGTTGATGACGGAACTGTTGAGATTGGAGATGATTTTACCGCAAACCTTCTCTACGAAAAAGTACTGGGTAAAATTTTTGAAAGGGAAGACGATAAATCACATTTTTTCTTTGATCGACTTCAGTTAGATAAGGACAGTTTCTTTAAACTTCTTGAACAGATTGCAGCAACTGGATGGCGCCATGGCAATGAAAAACGCGTTGCGCGTAAGTTGCTAACTACAAAACTTTCCAAGCTTGTGGGTAGGCTGGCGGAAGAAGATGCAGGAATTACCCGTCTGCTTTTGTTGTTTTATTTTTCTTCGTCCTACCATGAAGATGAGGAATGTATTGAATTTACCCACAGAACTTTTGCTGAATACCTTCTTGCTCGTGCTTTTGCCCGGGAGGCCAAAGACATCCATCACAGGTATCACAAAAGATGGGAAAACGGTGAAAAGGATGTTGGGCTAACGACTCTACTGGAATGGACAGAATTTTGTGGAGGCGGCGAGCTTTCCTTTAAAATTCACACATTGCTCGTTGAGGAAATCTCCAGACTTGGTGATCGGGATTTTGTGGCAGAGATTCAGGAGACATTAAGGACAGTTTTTGAACTAGCCTTAAATGATGGTTTTCCAGTTCACCTGCAAACGGCTAAAGATCCTGTTCAGTCAGAGGTATGTTTCCGTCCCAGTAACCTGTCTTTTAAAGAGATGGAATATAGAAGTGAATGCGCAGAGATTAATTTGTTAGGGGTGCTAAATGCTTGCGCACGCTATACTGGCAAGAGGTATGAAGTTTCTTTTGGCAGTGGATTGGACAGTTCGGCTAACTGGATGCGAAAGCATGCGGGGCTCGTTTCAGTTGGAAATGATGGGGAAATGGGTGTTACTGTCGGAGGATCAGTTCAATCTAATAGAATTCTCGGGCGTTGTTGTTCGCACATGAATTTAATGGAACAGAATTTTACTGCCCAAGATTTTTGTTTCATGGATTTAAACAACTGTTCATTTGTCCGTTCAGAGTTAAGTCTGGCTCAATTGCGCGGGGCTTCTATGGAAGGGGCAGATCTTAGATCTGTTTCTATGGAGGGGGGGAATGGTCATCAGTTGATCTGTGCTGGAGCAGACCTGACGGATGCTGTCATGACAGAGTGCTATCTGTTTGACGCAAATTTTGATGCTGCTGTATGCGTGAATGCAAATCTTAGCGGTTCTGCATTAGCTGGAGCTTCGTTTAGAGGCGCGAATTTAGCTGGGACCAAATTTCGTTACGCCGATTTGGATTATGTCGATTTTTCCGGTGCAACACTAACTAATGCTGTGTTTACTGGAGCAAGCTATGAAAATGCTATTTTTGATGATGATCATTTAGATGATGTGATTTTTGAAGATGATGAAGAGGGTGACAATTTAGAATAA
- a CDS encoding ErpA-related iron-sulfur cluster insertion protein (Members of this family, many of which are selenoproteins, show homology to the iron-sulfur cluster insertion ErpA that was described in Escherichia coli.): MFNVTVPEEMLEKLRNMLEDEDEESCVRLREYKVGGGUHAKIVLGLGIDEADEDDDVQVEVSDVPFIAEEDFLTKYGKDFSLTFSENKEVVLTALSA; encoded by the coding sequence ATGTTTAATGTTACCGTTCCCGAAGAGATGCTTGAAAAGCTTCGGAACATGCTTGAAGACGAAGATGAGGAAAGCTGCGTTCGCCTGAGAGAATACAAAGTAGGCGGCGGCTGACACGCTAAAATAGTGCTCGGTCTGGGCATTGACGAAGCGGATGAAGATGATGATGTACAGGTTGAAGTCAGCGATGTTCCCTTCATCGCCGAAGAAGACTTCCTCACCAAATACGGTAAAGATTTTTCCCTCACTTTCAGCGAGAACAAGGAAGTTGTACTCACTGCGCTCAGCGCATAA